One window of the Rosa rugosa chromosome 3, drRosRugo1.1, whole genome shotgun sequence genome contains the following:
- the LOC133740768 gene encoding laccase-14-like, producing MGVKQSMNFGLLWFLCLQGGLLLCIMAQTDNFLFIVDEAKIPRLCQPAQILLTVNGTFPGPNITVTRGATVNVTVQNKGPYPITIHWHGVKQLRNPWSDGPEYITQNPIPPYEGSFNYTLRFSDEEGTLWWHAHSDWSRASVHGAIIVLPAPTKKYPFEPQPDHNRTIILGSWFKYDRNLTQQYLDSLISGGDVDPADSYTINGYPGQPGASCDDIDILQVDSGKTYHLRIINAVMEEEMFFAISGHTFTVVGLDGAYLTPIPTNHIMITPGQTMDILLTANQSSGNYYMGASAFVHAGRSDPIDLPVTRAIINYSDYTGSVIQDDLVGQLLPTDIKNVSYANEFTDRIRGLTGNPDYPITVPTVINKNFLITISVNSVACIFQPSNCTGPPYIDGTGGMHTASLNNQRFVTKEINILQAYRCKLEDVYTEDFPATPPKPFDYNAADTGDNEAVPTVGTKVMTVNYGDAVEIVFQGTNVGNAENHPMHIHGYNFYLVANGSGNFGSSSVEYRLDNPAQANTFGVPKNGWLAVRFQANNPGVWFLHCHLERHATWGMAGVLIVKNTTTDVDQTLTDPPAGYPPCPLLN from the exons ATGGGAGTGAAACAGTCGATGAATTTTGGGTTGTTATGGTTTTTATGTTTGCAGGGAGGACTGCTTCTTTGCATTATGGCTCAAACTGATAACTTCCTCTTTATT GTGGACGAGGCGAAGATTCCAAGACTGTGCCAGCCGGCGCAGATCTTGCTTACTGTAAATGGAACGTTTCCTGGCCCCAATATTACAGTTACTAGAGGAGCTACCGTAAATGTTACTGTGCAAAATAAGGGACCCTATCCTATCACCATCCACTG GCATGGAGTGAAGCAACTCCGAAATCCATGGTCAGATGGTCCCGAGTACATTACACAAAATCCGATTCCACCATATGAAGGAAGCTTCAACTATACCCTTAGATTTTCAGATGAAGAAGGAACTTTATGGTGGCATGCTCATAGTGATTGGTCTCGTGCCTCCGTACACGGCGCCATCATTGTATTGCCGGCTCCAACTAAGAAGTACCCTTTTGAGCCTCAGCCTGATCATAATCGAACAATTATTCTTG GATCATGGTTCAAATATGATAGAAACTTGACGCAACAGTATCTGGACTCCCTAATCTCGGGAGGTGATGTTGATCCAGCAGATTCTTACACAATCAACGGTTATCCAGGACAACCTGGAGCTTCTTGTGACG ACATAGACATATTGCAAGTTGATAGCGGAAAAACGTATCATCTCCGCATAATCAATGCGGTGATGGAGGAGGAAATGTTCTTTGCAATTTCCGGTCACACATTCACGGTTGTCGGACTCGACGGTGCATATCTCACTCCGATACCCACAAACCACATCATGATAACTCCTGGCCAAACAATGGACATATTGCTCACTGCGAATCAGTCTTCGGGTAATTACTATATGGGTGCAAGTGCTTTTGTCCACGCCGGACGTTCTGACCCCATCGACTTGCCGGTAACAAGAGCAATTATTAATTACAGCGACTATACTGGCTCTGTAATTCAGGATGATCTTGTTGGCCAGCTTCTTCCAACTGATATAAAAAATGTGAGTTATGCAAACGAATTCACCGACAGAATCAGGGGATTGACAGGCAACCCAGATTACCCGATTACGGTCCCCACTGTTATCAATAAGAACTTCCTCATCACAATTTCTGTGAATTCAGTTGCTTGTATATTTCAACCTAGCAATTGCACGGGGCCACCATACATTGATGGTACGGGCGGGATGCACACTGCATCCTTAAACAACCAACGTTTCGTCACCAAAGAAATCAATATACTGCAGGCATATCGCTG CAAACTAGAAGATGTCTACACCGAGGATTTCCCAGCCACACCACCCAAGCCATTTGACTACAATGCAGCTGATACGGGTGATAATGAAGCAGTTCCAACTGTAGGTACGAAGGTGATGACTGTTAACTATGGAGATGCAGTTGAAATAGTTTTTCAAGGAACCAACGTTGGGAACGCAGAGAACCATCCGATGCATATTCATGGATATAACTTCTATCTGGTTGCTAATGGTTCTGGAAATTTCGGTTCTTCATCTGTAGAGTATAGGTTGGACAATCCAGCTCAAGCCAATACCTTTGGAGTCCCTAAGAATGGATGGCTCGCTGTTAGATTCCAGGCTAACAATCCTG GAGTGTGGtttctacattgccatttggaAAGGCATGCTACCTGGGGTATGGCCGGAGTTCTCATCGTGAAGAATACAACTACTGACGTGGACCAGACTCTTACGGATCCCCCAGCAGGCTACCCTCCTTGTCCGCTCCTTAATTAA
- the LOC133739944 gene encoding uncharacterized protein LOC133739944 — MAFPSFSVLVTEEVGKFLTGKYSYGPSPSDEWFKQGKIVLIFLLVLVRRSDLGLAMGADSQAAADVFRALSIMGLKSQLSSDDELLVVRLWKGLQCYCYSDSRF; from the exons ATGGCCTTTCCAAGTTTTTCAGTACTAGTAACTGAGGAAGTGGGTAAGTTTTTGACAGGAAAGTATTCATATGGACCAAGCCCTTCTGATGAATGGTTCAAGCAGGGGAAGATA GTGCTTATATTTCTCTTGGTTCTGGTGAGAAGGTCCGATCTTGGACTTGCAATGGGTGCTGATTCTCAGGCAGCTGCTGATGTTTTTAG AGCATTGTCAATCATGGGGTTGAAAAGCCAGCTATCCAGTGATGATGAACTTCTGGTTGTTCGTCTTTGGAAGGGTCTTCAATGCTATTGCTATAGTGATTCAAGATTTTGA